TAATAGTAACGGACAACAAATGCTTGTTCTCCATCTTAAACCACATCAAAGTCACCGCGATGGGGATGAATCCCAAAAACTAGCTCGTAGGGTGGGCAATGCCCACCCTACGATTTCAAATGTGGTTTTGATATGGTGGATTTCGGATAAGTAGCGATCGCTTTTTGTTCGTATACAATAATAATAGTAACGGACAACAAATGCTTGTTCTCCATCTTAAACCACATCAAAGTCACCGCGATGGGGATGAATCCCAAAAACTACTTCTTGCCCTATTAATTCTCCCCAATCCATTTCCTCCCAAACGAGCATTCAATATTTTTTCATGCGCCATCCTCGCAGGTAAATCTGTATCTCCATCTTTTGACCAATTGCATCTTCCCACAAACGGGATAACCAAAATGTGGATATTTTTAGACATTGACGGCGTTCTCGTTCCAGAGAAAAAATTCGATCGCCCCATCGAAGAAAGCGAAATTTTATCCTTCGATCGCACTTGCTTGCACAACTTTGAGAACGTCTTGCGCGAACATCCAGACGTTTTCGTGGTGATTTCCTCCTCGTGGCGAGAATTGTTTTCCCTAGATGCTATACTGCCGTTGTTCTCTCCCGATATCGCCAAACGGATTGTTGGATTTACTCCTTTTCTAGACCCCAAACATCTTCATCAATTCCAGTATATTCGCTATCAAGAAGTCCTGGCCTTCTTGCAACAGCATAACGCATTACGCGATCGCTGGGTAGCTGTAGACGATATCCAGGAACACTATCCCCCAGATGCAACCGTAGTAGTTACTGACGCTTATTCTGGATTTGACGAATCTGCA
This is a stretch of genomic DNA from Geitlerinema sp. PCC 9228. It encodes these proteins:
- a CDS encoding HAD domain-containing protein, yielding MWIFLDIDGVLVPEKKFDRPIEESEILSFDRTCLHNFENVLREHPDVFVVISSSWRELFSLDAILPLFSPDIAKRIVGFTPFLDPKHLHQFQYIRYQEVLAFLQQHNALRDRWVAVDDIQEHYPPDATVVVTDAYSGFDESAAIALELYLLSEKCQPPNTYP